From the genome of Papaver somniferum cultivar HN1 chromosome 2, ASM357369v1, whole genome shotgun sequence, one region includes:
- the LOC113347840 gene encoding probable linoleate 9S-lipoxygenase 5 isoform X1 — protein sequence MSCFGAKDDKDEKVIKIKGKVALMKRNLLDFNDFGASMLDRAHELFGCKVCLQLISSDVGDPENEMRGKVGKEAYLENWSCRISPITAETVEFDVTFEWDESFGHPGAFFIKNNHHGEFFLKTLILEDVPGSGPAHFVCNSWVYPTKCYKYTRIFFVNQSYLTSSTPGSLRKYREDELKNLRGDGTGELQTWDRVYDYATYNDLGLNRPVLGGSKEYPYPRRVRTGRKPNPKDSTHETRLCILNIDIYCPRDEKFSRLKFSDFLAVSIKSLGQILLPEITGVCSKTCNEFDSFEDVLQIYNGWEKERIDPNSLKSSGGFELLKEFFRSDGELPLKYPKADVIQHDEFAWRSDEEFAREMLAGLNPVAITLLKEFPPTSKLDPAVYGDHTSSITKEHIEPNMNGLTVTEALETHKLFILDHNDETIPYLKRINGETSTKCYGTRTILLLQEDGTLKPLAIELSLVHPDGEIHGAVNKVVTPTEAGVEGSIWQLAKAFAAVNDSSCHQLISHWLMTHAAIEPFIIATNRQLSALHPIYKLLQPHFRDTMNINGIARELLISEGGYVERIVFPAKYSMEFSSLAYKEWVFTDNSHPEELIKRGIAVRDPSKPHGVRLLIEDYPYAVDGLEIWSAIDNWVREYCSIYYPTDESVQSDTELQSWWEEVRTEGHGDLKDATWWPKMQTIGELTQSCSTIIWIASAFHAAMNFGQYPYAGYHPNRPTMSRRFMPEPGTPEYEELEKTPDVVYLKTITSRFSSLLGISLVEILSRHSADEIYLGQRECPDYWTKDAAALEAFKKFGQKLIEVEDKIMTMNNDEKLKNRTGPVKVPYTLLCPYNLPSFPMGLTGRGIPNSVSI from the exons ATGAGTTGTTTTGGAGCGAAAGATGACAAAGATGAAAAGGTTATCAAGATCAAAGGAAAGGTTGCTTTAATGAAAAGGAATCTATTGGATTTCAATGACTTTGGTGCTTCTATGTTAGATCGAGCTCATGAGTTGTTTGGTTGTAAAGTTTGTTTGCAACTCATCAGTTCTGATGTTGGCGATCCCG AAAATGAAATGCGAGGGAAGGTTGGTAAAGAAGCTTATTTGGAAAACTGGAGTTGCAGGATATCACCTATCACTGCAGAAACAGTAGAATTTGATGTTACGTTTGAATGGGATGAATCATTTGGACATCCTGGTGcgttttttatcaaaaataatcatCATGGTGAGTTCTTTCTGAAAACACTAATCCTAGAAGATGTCCCTGGCTCTGGTCCTGCTCACTTTGTTTGTAATTCATGGGTTTACCCTACCAAATGCTACAAGTATACTCGTATTTTCTTCGTTAACCAG AGTTACCTTACAAGTAGCACACCAGGATCTCTACGTAAATACAGAGAAGATGAGCTTAAAAATCTTAGAGGCGATGGAACTGGAGAACTACAGACTTGGGACCGAGTGTATGACTATGCAACGTACAATGATTTGGGACTTAACCGTCCTGTTCTCGGGGGGTCAAAAGAGTATCCTTATCCTCGAAGGGTAAGGACTGGTCGAAAACCAAACCCAAAAG ATTCAACGCACGAAACCAGATTGTGTATACTGAACATAGACATCTACTGTCCAAGAGATGAAAAGTTCAGTCGTTTAAAGTTCTCAGATTTTCTAGCTGTCTCTATTAAGTCCTTGGGACAGATCTTGCTCCCAGAAATAACAGGTGTATGTAGCAAAACATGCAACGAATTCGACAGCTTCGAAGACGTGCTGCAGATTTACAATGGATGGGAAAAGGAGCGGATAGATCCAAATTCATTGAAGTCAAGCGGTGGCTTTGAGTTACTCAAAGAATTTTTTCGCTCTGATGGTGAATTACCTCTCAAATACCCGAAGGCTGATGTGATCCAGC ATGATGAGTTTGCTTGGAGGAGCGACGAAGAATTTGCAAGAGAAATGCTTGCCGGATTAAACCCTGTTGCAATTACCCTTCTCAAA GAGTTTCCCCCGACTAGCAAGCTTGATCCAGCAGTCTATGGAGACCACACCAGTTCAATAACCAAAGAACATATTGAGCCGAACATGAATGGACTAACAGTAACAGAG GCTCTGGAGACGCATAAGTTGTTCATACTAGATCATAATGATGAAACTATACCATACTTGAAGCGCATAAATGGTGAAACATCAACAAAATGCTATGGTACTAGAACAATCCTCTTATTGCAAGAGGATGGAACCTTAAAACCTTTGGCTATTGAGTTGAGTTTGGTTCACCCAGATGGGGAGATTCATGGTGCTGTCAATAAAGTTGTCACACCAACCGAAGCAGGCGTAGAGGGTTCAATCTGGCAGCTGGCCAAAGCTTTTGCTGCTGTTAATGATTCTTCTTGCCATCAACTTATCAGCCACTG GTTGATGACACATGCAGCAATTGAGCCATTCATAATTGCTACTAATAGACAATTAAGTGCCCTTCATCCAATTTACAAGCTTTTGCAGCCTCATTTTAGAGATACTATGAATATCAATGGTATTGCTCGCGAACTTCTTATTAGTGAAGGTGGTTATGTAGAAAGAATTGTATTTCCAGCAAAATACTCTATGGAATTTTCTTCTTTGGCGTATAAAGAATGGGTTTTCACAGATAACTCACATCCAGAAGAGCTGATTAAAAG AGGAATTGCAGTTAGAGACCCAAGCAAACCACATGGTGTAAGGTTACTGATCGAAGACTATCCATACGCGGTGGACGGGTTAGAAATTTGGTCGGCAATTGACAATTGGGTTCGTGAATACTGCTCAATCTATTATCCTACTGATGAGTCGGTCCAAAGTGACACAGAGCTGCAGTCATGGTGGGAGGAGGTTAGAACTGAGGGTCACGGTGACTTGAAAGATGCGACGTGGTGGCCAAAAATGCAAACCATAGGAGAACTAACTCAATCATGCAGCACAATAATATGGATAGCTTCAGCATTCCATGCAGCAATGAATTTTGGACAATATCCATATGCAGGTTACCATCCGAACCGTCCAACCATGAGCCGTCGATTTATGCCTGAGCCAGGTACTCCTGAATATGAGGAACTCGAGAAAACCCCGGATGTGGTTTATTTAAAAACAATTACCAGTCGGTTCTCATCACTCCTCGGTATCTCTCTCGTCGAAATTTTGTCTAGGCATTCTGCGGATGAAATCTATCTTGGACAGAGAGAATGCCCGGACTACTGGACTAAAGATGCAGCAGCACTGGAAGCGTTTAAGAAATTTGGTCAGAAGTTAATCGAGGTTGAGGATAAGATAATGACGATGAACAATGATGAGAAATTGAAAAACAGAACCGGGCCTGTAAAAGTTCCCTACACTTTATTATGTCCCTACAACTTGCCTTCATTTCCAATGGGACTCACGGGTAGAGGAATACCCAACAGTGTTTCCATATAG
- the LOC113347841 gene encoding NDR1/HIN1-like protein 6, which yields MAERIYPAAKPATNPTPTQPLNGNANGNGNHANVMNGNGGVNQIFPPPKSQLYGANRPAYRPLPRHQRRRRNYCCACFLWSTFILIGILLLAAIAGGVIYSIYQPKKPSFSLTVFKITQFNITNSKSDDSAHLNSKLNLTILATSDNKDMIYYFNPVNVSVTPQNHPDVEIGSGSVPDFILGTHNRTLLRFGMSDSDILLQDPATANSLKSDLKKKNGFPIKVRLNTKVKVKMGVFKTRKVGLQITCEHIKILSETKTITQVSKVKGGKNTTSSVTTWNLDGKSSVNCKFNLRIKIWKWTF from the coding sequence ATGGCGGAAAGGATTTATCCGGCAGCAAAACCGGCAACAAATCCAACACCAACACAACCGCTAAACGGAAATGCAAACGGAAATGGTAACCATGCAAATGTGATGAACGGAAACGGAGGTGTAAATCAAATCTTCCCACCACCAAAATCACAACTCTACGGAGCAAATCGACCAGCGTACCGTCCGTTACCGAGACATCAACGGAGAAGGAGAAACTACTGCTGCGCTTGTTTCCTCTGGTCAACATTCATACTGATCGGTATTCTTCTCTTAGCTGCTATTGCCGGTGGAGTAATTTACTCAATTTACCAACCTAAAAAGCCTTCATTCTCTTTAACTGTTTTCAAAATCACTCAATTCAACATCACAAATTCAAAATCAGACGATTCAGCTCATTTAAACTCCAAACTAAATCTCACAATCTTAGCCACAAGTGACAACAAAGATATGATTTATTATTTCAATCCGGTGAATGTTTCTGTAACTCCACAGAATCATCCTGATGTTGAGATTGGTTCTGGTTCTGTACCTGATTTTATTCTCGGTACGCATAATCGAACTTTACTGAGATTTGGTATGAGTGATTCTGATATTCTGTTGCAAGATCCAGCCACTGCGAATTCGTTGAAATCagatctgaagaagaagaatggattTCCGATTAAGGTGAGATTGAATACTAAAGTTAAAGTGAAAATGGGTGTTTTTAAGACTAGGAAAGTTGGTTTGCAGATTACCTGTGAACATATTAAAATTCTTTCTGAAACTAAAACTATTACTCAAGTTAGTAAGGTTAAAGGAGGTAAGAATACTACTAGTTCTGTTACGACTTGGAATTTAGATGGAAAGAGTTCTGTTAATTGTAAGTTTAATCTGAGAATTAAGATCTGGAAATGGACTTTCTGA